One segment of Triticum aestivum cultivar Chinese Spring chromosome 2A, IWGSC CS RefSeq v2.1, whole genome shotgun sequence DNA contains the following:
- the LOC123187741 gene encoding uncharacterized GPI-anchored protein At3g06035: protein MGSSSRAALFCFLAVASSLLHPARSDGEDNQLLKGINSYRASLKVPALTENSNADCLAEQLAKKFKGQECTNTTGANTVPGTEPQFPDYPQFLDRCHLNASVTEDGQVMPACVPGLVADVVLTNYTKSQYNRFLNDTKYSGVGIANEGDWVVVVLSTSTDSGDYSPAPPGSNWAPSVQPFSWMIVSLVGFVVLLMK from the exons ATGGGTTCCAGTTCCAGGGCCGCCCTCTTCTGCTTCCTGGCCGTCGCCTCCTCCCTCCTGCACCCCGCCAGATCTGACG GGGAGGACAACCAGCTCCTCAAGGGGATCAACAGCTACAGAGCTTCACTCAAGGTCCCGGCGCTCACCGAGAACAGCAATGCCGACTGCCTGGCCGAGCAGCTAGCGAAGAAGTTCAAGGGCCAGGAGTGCACCAACACCACCGGAGCCAACACCGTCCCCGGCACCGAGCCGCAGTTCCCCGACTACCCCCAGTTCCTCGACCGCTGCCACCTCAACGCGTCGGTGACCGAGGACGGGCAGGTGATGCCGGCATGCGTGCCCGGACTCGTGGCCGACGTTGTGCTGACCAACTACACCAAGTCACAGTACAACCGGTTCCTCAACGACACCAAGTACTCCGGCGTCGGGATCGCCAACGAGGGGGACTGGGTGGTCGTCGTGCTCAGCACCAGCACCGACTCCGGCGACTACTCCCCTGCTCCCCCGGGCTCCAACTGGGCTCCTTCGGTCCAGCCATTCAGCTGGATGATTGTTTCGCTGGTAGGGTTCGTAGTTTTGCTGATGAAGTGA